The nucleotide sequence TTTGCAATGCGCCTAGCCCTCCAGCGTAAAGCAATACCGCGCTTACAACACCTACGCCTACCGCCCAGTAGATGCGTTGCCACAGCGGTGTGTCGTTTTTACCGTGTGAACACAGCATATCTACGACCATGGCCCCGGAATCACAAGATGTCACAAAGAAAACCACAACCATCAGTACAGCAATTAAACTTAATACCGAGGAAAAGGGGAACTGCTCTAAAAACACGAACAACGCCACTGAGGTATCTTCATTCACCATGTTTGCCAGTACATCTTTACCTTGCACTAACACTTGGTCGATTGCACCATTACCAAATACTGTCATCCAGAAAAGGGTAAAGGCAGAAGGAATAAGTAGCACGCCCATCACAAACTCTCGGATAGTGCGGCCATACGAAATTCGGGCAATAAACAGTCCAACAAACGGTGCCCACGCTAGCCACCATCCCCAATAGAAGATAGTCCAACCACCTATCCAGTCGGTTTTTTCATAGGCGAACAAGTTGAAGGTATTTCTAACTAAATCTGAAAGGTAAGCCCCCGTATTTTGCATATAGGCTTGTAGTAAGAACACCGTAGGACCAAGTATTAAAACAATAAGCAGTAGCAGAATGGCAAGCACCATGTTGGTTTCAGATAAAATACGAATACCTTTATCTAAACCCGTGGCCACTGAAATAACCGCTAAACCGACTACGCCCGCCATAATCATTATTTGAACCGTGGTGGTAGAAGGTAAGCCGAATAGGTAATTGAAGCCAGCATTGACTTGAGACGCCCCAAAGCCTAATGACGTAGACACCCCAAATACGGTGGAGGTAACGGCAAATATGTCTACCACATGCCCGGGCCAACCATATATACGATCGCCAATTAACGGGTAAAGGGCTGAACGTAGGGTTAAGGGTAAATTCTGGCGATAAGCAAAGTAACCTAGAATTAGCGCCACTACTGCGTATATTGCCCACGCGTGCACACCCCAGTGGAAAAAGGTGGTTTTCATGGCCTCGCGAACAGCATCGATACTGCCTGCTTCAGCGGTAGGGGGGGATAAAAAGTGCATGAGCGGTTCGGCAACACCAAAAAACATTAAACCAATACCCATGCCGGCTGCAAATAACATAGACAGCCATGTTTTAAAACTGAATTCGGGCGTGGCGTGATCGGGGCCTAGTTTAATCTCGCCGTAGCGTGACATTCCAAGGTACACCACAAAAAGTAACACAATGGCTACCGTTAAAACGTAGAACCAACTACCGTTGGTTACAATAACGCTTTGAATAGCTTTAAAGAGTGAATCTGCTGTTTCAGGTGCACTAGCAGCAAAAATAAGCAGAGCCACTATCAGTATTGAAGACGTGTAAAACACGGGTTTGTTAAGTGGAGAATGTGCTTGAGTGTCGTTCACGCGCTAAAAATCCTTTGTCTTATCTATCGTATTGTTATTAATACGGTGAAATATACCGCAAGGTGCAATTTTATTACACTTTAGTTTAAATGATTAGAGTACGTCTATTATTGTATTTTATAAAACGGTAAGTGGCCGTTTGGCCGTCGATTATAACAGATGTGTAGGTGTTTTACATTTTTTAGAAATACTTAGAGTAGAAATTAATTTCTGTTTGTGGGTTAATGTAAAGGATCTTTTTGATATGTGTTTCAAGTAAACACAGTCCAAAGAATTAAAACTACACAAAGGGAAAACACACACCATGCGAAAAACTCAGCTTAGCTGTGCGATTGTCGCTGCACTGGCATCAACCACGCTTGCCGCGCAAGAATCTGAAGCCCCGGCCAAACTCGAAACCATTGAAGTTACTGCTACAAAGCGTAGCGAATCTATTCAAGATGTGCCGGTTGCGGTTTCTGCACTCGACGGAAAAGCCCTTGAAAATTTAGGTATTGATAACTTTCAAGACTATGTCGAATTCTTACCGAACGTTGTATTCCAAGGTACTGGGCCTGGCCAAAACGAAATTTATATTCGTGGCGCTGCAACAACCCAGTCCAGTATTACCTTATCTTC is from Alteromonas australica and encodes:
- a CDS encoding BCCT family transporter — protein: MNDTQAHSPLNKPVFYTSSILIVALLIFAASAPETADSLFKAIQSVIVTNGSWFYVLTVAIVLLFVVYLGMSRYGEIKLGPDHATPEFSFKTWLSMLFAAGMGIGLMFFGVAEPLMHFLSPPTAEAGSIDAVREAMKTTFFHWGVHAWAIYAVVALILGYFAYRQNLPLTLRSALYPLIGDRIYGWPGHVVDIFAVTSTVFGVSTSLGFGASQVNAGFNYLFGLPSTTTVQIMIMAGVVGLAVISVATGLDKGIRILSETNMVLAILLLLIVLILGPTVFLLQAYMQNTGAYLSDLVRNTFNLFAYEKTDWIGGWTIFYWGWWLAWAPFVGLFIARISYGRTIREFVMGVLLIPSAFTLFWMTVFGNGAIDQVLVQGKDVLANMVNEDTSVALFVFLEQFPFSSVLSLIAVLMVVVFFVTSCDSGAMVVDMLCSHGKNDTPLWQRIYWAVGVGVVSAVLLYAGGLGALQTMTIAAALPFAIVLLIAIMGLLKALRIEAYKRESLQVLAGTPLHSDTDKNWKDRLENIVSFPDENAVRRFVNKTVRTAMAEVGEEFKVQQFDVAIEETDEALMLTVTMGNDPEFVYAVYMTATEQPEFGPTDMPEVDESEKPTYYRAEVHLSEGGQNYDIMGWSKISVINDVIDQFHKHQHFIHLLK